A DNA window from Primulina tabacum isolate GXHZ01 chromosome 12, ASM2559414v2, whole genome shotgun sequence contains the following coding sequences:
- the LOC142520650 gene encoding uncharacterized protein LOC142520650 — translation MVLALDLQDFLLRARVLKLYRHALRVAGRTPQDSRDELRQFIRREMEDNRSCKDKQRIRFLISDGLERLKRLDEMLDMQGR, via the exons ATGGTTCTCGCGTTAGATTTGCAGGATTTTCTTCTTCGAGCTAGGGTTTTGAAGCTCTACAGGCATGCTCTCAGGGTTGCTGGGAGAACTCCCCAAGATTCTAGAG ACGAATTGAGGCAGTTTATCAGACGAGAAATGGAAGATAACAGGTCCTGCAAAGACAAACAGAGGATTAGATTTTTGATCAGTGACGGATTAGAGAGATTGAAGAGGCTGGATGAGATGCTCGATATGCAAGGCCGATGA